The window AGTGTCAGCCCATCTCCTCCGCTTTTAAACAAACGAGGAAGTGTAAATGCTCTGATCGAGACAGGGCTGCGGTCACGGCCATCCCCGCTCTCCAGCGTGTGTTGCGGCACGAAGAGAAGTCCCGCCCCCCCTTACCCCCGGAAAAGCGACGCAACTTCCTCAATGGCGACGTGTGATGACGTCAGGGGTCTCAGCCCCCCCTCCGTCCCGCACGGAAGGGAGAACGGAGGTGACGTCAGTCCGCCGGGCTCTCTCTTTAGTCTTCGAAGACGCagggggaggaggggagagaCACCCCGTTTATCAAACCAGCTATGGGACCTAACACAGGAACAGCCGGGCCCCGGTTCCCCTCACCACAGGCCCTGCGCCTGGGAATAAAATAGTGAGTTTGTGGCCAGAGCGATGTCCAGCTGTGACCAGTGAGAACAGCCCGATTATGGGTTCGGAGAAAGCGACGAATGAATAAAGGGAGGAAGAcacattaagaaaaagaaaacagaacgaAGACGAGCCCTGTATGAGAacgtagagaaaaaaaaaatcagctttatGCTGAGTTTTGAGCCCCGTGCCGGTCGCTCTTtcaacagactttttttttgtaatctcATGCATTTTCCTTGCGGGAGGCGACACGACCGCCACACTTCTCCAGCGTTCATGTCCCGGAGTCCTtgtgtctccccccccccccaaaaaataaaataaaataaaaagaaacccCAGACGCACGCCTGCTCTCTGCGGGGCTCCTGCGCCTTTAAGAAGCCCTGTCCCCCGTCCACGCGCCGCTGCGCATCCGCCAGGTCCTACATCCTGGTTCTTCTCTCGCCCGTTGTCAAGGCAGCGGCGGAAGAGGGAGGGCGGGCTGGCTGGCTGGTGGGGCACGTCGCTACCCTGTCCCGACTTGTAAACACTGTCCGAGCGGTGACAAAAGTGCGCCGGGAAAGTTAGATGGTAactacccccaccccccccgccCCCAGGTAACGACGCCCGCATGCTTTTATCAACTccgttgttgttgtgtttttgtgtgtgtgtgtgtgccgttCCGTCGTCCGCCGTGCTCCGCCTGTGctggttgtaaaaaaaaaaaagaagaagaagagagaccagccccacacacacacacgcacaggcAGTCGTCAGGCGGAGTGTGGACAGAGTAGGAAGAGGCTGTCCAttgtgggagagagagggagagaagagacACATCGGAGCGCACAATCCTTCCGAAATGTCGCTTGCCCGGGGGCCGCGGCCGCTACACCTCCACAGCCCGACGGCCGCTAGTTAACGTGGGCCATTTCCGCCACTGGGGGGGGGGACACCGTCAAGCGAGGGGCTCGATCAAAGAGAAAATGGCTTACGAGGGAGAATTCGCCCGTGCTAGGCGCAGGGACGGGACTTTAAAGAGACAGTAacgtctttttttgtgtgtgtgtgtgtgttttgttgcgTTCGCCGCATTCACAGTCCCGGGCCCGAGCGGAACCGGTGCTTCTCGTCCACTCAAACAGGGTTCAACCGCGAGTGTAAGTCTCCATTGTTacaacccccccccacaccGTGTTTCATATTCCTGAATGGGAGCGGTGCGCTAGGATAGGTAGCTGAGCGTCTTCCACCCGTGGGGAGGCGGGGGAGTTGAACGGGCTCCTCCGTGGGCTGGAGACTGCCGCAGATTCGGCTCCACAGCTCGGGCCTGTGAAGctggactgtcctggggtcaatctgagccccctccccccccccccccccgccacgATAATAGGGCCGGGCGTCTAGTTCAGTCTTGGCAAAGTCACAAAGAACCAGCCGAACAACAAAACGACAAGAGGCAGGGGTGGATAAGCGTGTGCCGTAACCCCCGTGACCTGCCCCGGTGGGCTCGGACGTCTCGGTACACGGTGGGGGACTAGCGGGCAGGAAGGGCGTCTCCGTGCGCTGGGTTCGGAATCGGTTCCGGTTCTGTTCCTAGAACGTTCCTGGGGGAAACCTGGGAAGACCGgccgagagtgtgtgtgtgtgcgcgtcaGCGGGGGGCTGCAGAGGGCTCCCCTCCCCCTCCGGCGCCGGGGCCGCCCGGTGTTGGCGTGATCCCCCGGTTCGGGCGTTCCCTTGACCGCGATCCTCCCCGGCTGTCTTGCCCCGCCAGGATCGGAGGGACGCCGCTCGAGCCTCCGAGACGAGACGACgccgacgacgacgacgacgctGCCGCCGCCACCGAGAGCGATGAGGCGCCCGTCCTTCCCAGCAGGCCTCGCTCCCTAGCGCTTTCCGTCCTGCCCGGGGCGGGAAGAGGGATGCGCGCCGGCTCCGGCCCGGAGCACCGGAACCGACCCGCTCCGGCAGGGGAGACAGGATGCAGAGCCCCCTGAGTAAGGGgtggggcggcggcggcggcggccgggCCCAGCGGTACCGCCCAGCCTCGGAGTTCGACGAGGCCACGCTGGCCAAGAAGAGGGAGTACTGGAGGACCAAGAAGAGGGAGCAGAGGGCCAAGGAGCGGAGCGGGCCCGCGCGGCCCGGCACCGGCGATCTCCCGGCCGCGCCGGCGCCGTCCCCGCCCCTCGCTCCCGGGCCGCCCGCGGACGAGGGGCTGGGCGCCGAGTGGTCCTGCCAGATGGACCCCCAGGGGCCCACGAGCGACGCCGCCGCCGGGCTCTGCGACGTGCTGGTCAGCCCGTCCTTCTTCGACGTGCTGGACCTGGACGAGCTGCCAGACGGCGAGGCGCCCGCGCCGGGTCCCTGGGGCGCCCGGCTCTCGGCGTCGCCGGTCGCCGCGGAGCCCCAGCTCGGGGGCGGGCTCCAGGGCGGCGGCGCCTGGGCGGGGGGGCCGCCCGACGGGCCCCCGCCCCCCCTGGACCCGCCCGCGCCCCCAGCGCCCGCCCGCGCCAGGAGGCCGGCCGCGCCGCAGCACAAGGAGCGCTGGTTCCAGCGGCTCAAGCTGAATAAGATCCTGCCCCAGTTCCCCCGGGCCTGCCTGGGGCCGCCGGACGAGCAGAGGAAGCCGGCGCTGCGGCTGAAGTTCACCCGCGTGCCCCAGCGGCTGGGCGCGGACTGCTGGGACCTGCAGGCCGCGGGACCGGGCCGGGACAGGCCGCCGCCCGAGCCCAGGCCCAACGGGGCCGCGGCCGCCTGCCCCCCGGGGAAAGGCCACCCCCAGGCTCAGGACAACggggcgcccccctgcggcgcGGGGCTCCCCCGCCTCCGGATCCCCCCGGACGTGGCCGACGGGGTGAGGGTCAACGCCGGAGCCcggggggcggcgccggagACGGAGGACGAGAGGGTGGCCCGGCGCCGGGAGTACTGGCGCCTCAAGAAGCGGGAGCAGAGGGCCAAGGTTCTGGCCCGGGCCCGGGAGAGCTGCTGGAGGCCGGACACCCCGCCGCCGCCCCAGCCGGGCCCCCAGCCCGGTCAGCCCGGCCTGCAGGGGAGCCGGAAAGGGCGGCGGGTTTCGGGGAAGGCCCCCCGGCGCCCCCCGGCGAGCGTCCCGGTCAAACAGGAGCCGGCCGGCCCGTCCGCGAGGGCGGGGGACGCGCTCCGTCTCGGGGGCGCGGGGCTGCTGGCGGAGGCGGCGCCGGGGGTCGGATACGCGGCGGCCCACTTCTCCCGGGCCCCCTCGCCCGGCGCGCGGGCCGCCCTGTGGCGCCAGAAGAGGGCGGCGGGCGCGTGCCAGCCGGCGGCTCTCGGGGCCGACCCCCGCGGCGGCCCGCTGGCGTTGGCGGcgcagcagcagctggaggaggagaggatgGCCCGCCGCCGGGAGTACTGGCGCGTCAAGAAGCGCGAGCAGCGGGCCAAGCTGTCCGCCGAGGCCCGGGCGCGCATGAAGGAGCGCGACGCCCACCTGCGCCGGGTCAAGCGCTACCAGACCATCCTGGGCGAGATGCGCCGCGGCCGGCTGCAGCCCGCCGGGGGGCGCCGCCCTCTGGAGGGCCTGGCGGCCGGGGACGGCGAGCTCATCGGGGGGTTCATCAAGGAGGACGGCACCGTGACGGCCAGCATCGCGCCGCCGCCCGCCCTCTTCGAGGCGAAGCACGACGTCTTCAACGGGCAGGGGTGTCACGCCGGGCCCCGTTTCCGCCCCTCCGCGCCCCCCCGCCCCGGCCCCCCCGGGCAGGCCGCTTCTCCCCCCGGCGAGACCAGAGCCGCGCTCCGCGGCAGCCCGGACCGGCTTCCACCCGCGGCGCGGCGGCCCCTGCCCGACTTCCATCCCCCCCAGGAGACGCCGGCGGGCGCCGCGGGGCTTGGCGTCACTGGGCCGCGGCCCGTGCCAGCGCCGGCGACCACCAACGAGGAGCGGATGGCCAGGAAGCGGGAGTACTGGCGCGTCAAGAAGCGCGAGCAGAGGGCGAAGCGCGCCGCCCAGGCCCGCCGGGCCTTCCTGCCGTGGAGGCTGGACCCCGCCAGGCCGCCGGGCCGCTGCGCGTCCTGGGTCGCGGTTGGGCCGGCGgcggtggcggcggcggcggcggcggcggctcgGGCCGGCAGAATCGCGCCCCGCGCGGGCTTCCTCCCCGCCAGGCAGGCGCCGAAGTTGAAGCCCCCGCAGGCCAGGGTCAAGCGGGAGAGGGACCGGTCCTCCGGCACGGAGTCGGCGCACGTCCAGACGAGCCCGGCCGAACCGCAGATCAAGCAGCAGCCGCCGGACGAGGAGCCGGGCCCTGGGGAGGAGGGGGCCGCGATTGAGATGTCCCCCGCCGCGCCCCATGGGCCGCACCCCAAAGACGAGGGGCGCGCGCTGACGCCGGAGAGCCAGCGGGACGGGCCGAGCCCCGCCCCCCGGGCCCCGCCGGCGCAGGTGCGGGATGGAGCGGAACcgacccctcctcctcctcctcctcctcctcctctccctccggCGGCGGGGAGGCCCCAGAGGAACCGCGCCACGAATCGGCTCCGGTCCTGCTGCGGGCCCGGGCCCCCGGGGGGCCCCGCGCCGGGCCGGGCCCGCCCCGATCTGGCGGAGGAGCTGCGGCAGAGGAAGAGGGCGTACTGGCGGGTGATGAAGCAGGAGCAGAGGGCGCGCAAGGCGGCGCGGGACCGGGAGCTGAGGAGGCTGAGGGAGCACGCCGGGGGCCACGCCGCCGGGGGCCTCCAGGTAAGGAGCGTCACTCCCAGATGATACCAGCCAGCCACCCCTTTTCCAGCTGCTTGTTGGGGTTCGGGGTCGCGGAGTCTGTTTGGCGTCCCGCCCGGGGCGTACCCCGCTGTGCGCCCTCCGCCGGGCTCCCCGACCCCGAATCGGACGAGGCGGTCGGGAAACGGGGTGGGTTTTGCTCGCGAGGCGAATGGAAGGCCGAACGCGGTGGTGCTGCAGTGGGACCGACCCTGTCCGTCTGGATCCTCTGTCCCGCAGGGCCTGGGCGCGTTCGGGACCGACCGGCCGGCGCCCCCGTTCCCGGACACCCCCGGCCCCTTCCCAGCTGCCCGGCTGGCGGGGGGGCCCGGCGATCCCGGAGGGAGGACCCCGGAGGACCCCGAGGGACTGCTTCCTGCGGGTCGGCAGGGGGTCAGCCGCCTCAAGTCGGCGGACTCGACGGAGGAGCTCCTTGCCCTCTCCGTCCCGGGGCGGGAGACCCCGAACGGGACCGCTGACCCACCCCTGCGGGGGGCACCGCCGTCACCTCCTCCGCTGACCCCCAACGCAGCCGAGCCGGACCCCGACCCCCCGTCCCCCCGGTCCCCCGGGGTTCAGAGGTGGCAGGAGAGGTCCCCCTCCGGGGACGAGCCCTCGCCGCCACCGGCAccatctcttcctcctcctcctcctccccctccgtCGGCGGGGAGGCCCCAGAGGACCCGCGCCACCGCCAAGCGGGCCGAGTCCTGCTGCGGGCCCGGGCCCCCGGGGGGCCCCGCGCCGGGCCGGGCCCGCCCCGATCTGGCGGAGGAGCTGCGGCAGAGGAAGAGGGCGTACTGGCGGGTGAAGAAGCAGGAGCAGAGGGCCCGCAAGGCGGCGCGGGACCGGGAGCTGAGGCGGCGCGGCGGGGCGGAGCCGGCCGGCGGCTGGGGCCCCGCGGAGTCCCCGCCCCCCGGGGCCCGCGGCCAGACGGTAATCCCCGAGCTGCGCTCCCGAGCGCGTCTGCCGTCGTACTCCCAGACCCGGCCGGAGAGGCGCCCGTCCGCCGCGTTCAGGCAGAAGGGTTCAGGCAGAGCCGCGGCTCGCGGGGGCGTCAATCCGTCATCGTCCGGGCGGGAGGTCCGCACTCGGGCCGCGAAGGAACAAGTCGCGGTCGTTATTCCTGGGTTTGTTttcaggctccacagccgaaacgttgcggtTCCTGTCTTCTCTTTCCGGCCTGGAATTAACCTGCGCTTGTTCACCGTTAAAACGAGGCCCCGACTCCCTccggcctctctctctctctgcgctCCCGTTAAAACGGGGCTGGTGGCGGGGGTCTGGGATAGCTGCCCCCCTCCTTCCTTGATCCCGTGGATTTTTTCCAGCTTGCCGTGCGGGAAGCCCGGCCTCGCTGTTTCCACTCCCTGCAGCCAGAACAGAgccccgaagaaggctccacggccgaaacgttgtgttctctttcttttcgttttttcggcatggaataaacctgttacttgttcctctgcagcctacgcctgctgacgcagctgcccacctgaacctCTAATAGATGATACTCCCGTTGATATCGTTCGGGTTTTTTTGCGGTGCGACGATGATCAGTGATAACTGGTGAAAGATTTTGTGGGGGGTTTAGCTGTCCCTCGCGACGGATCGTGTTCTCATGAATGTTGCGTTGCTCAATGGCGTTGCGCGCGGGCAGCGGCGTGCCTCTCGGAGCCTTGACCAGGCCTGTGTCTTGTGTGTTCGAAGGGGGAGCCCTCACCCCAGTGGCTGGACTGCAGCGACGGAGAGGCGCAGATCCTGCACAGGTGAGGAACTCCGAGACTTGAGAACCGCGGGGGGGGGAGACTCCCCAGCCTCGCGCCAAGCCGAcctggggggggcggggggagggGGCGCGCAGGAGTCGGGGCGGAGGGCAGGGCGGTTTCTCCTGCCCGCCCCTGACTGTGCGCTGTTCTGCTCCCCAGCGGGTCGCCGGAGACCAGCCCCCGGATCGGGCCGGACGGCGGGACCACCTTCAGGGCGAAAGGTACGGTGTGCCGGCAGGGCAGAACCGAAGTTTCACCAGACCGATTCTGTGAGTTTTTGGCAATGTAGGAGGCTTTAACCCTCACCTGAGTGCCATCCGTACGCCGTGTCCGTGTGATCTTCTCTGGTCCGGACTACAGAGCCTAGGTGCCTTCCGTGAGGTCTGTGTGCGACAGGGCCTGCGGGCCAGGAAACCCTCCCCAGCCCAGCGTGACAAGGGACAGCCAAACCTGCCCTGTCACACGGTGACCAGGGCTGACCACACTGTCCCCAGTGAGGTCAAAAGGGCAGCTTTCGAAAAAACTTGGGTTGAAAACCACAGAAACAAACCGATAACCGGCGCCGAGGTGGACACTGGCGCCTCTCGGACGGGACGGGCCCGTGCGCGGGTGTTTGGCTGGGAGGCGCGGGTTCAGGGATGTGTGCAAGTGATGTCACGTCCTGCCTCCCTCAATGCCCGCTCTTCTCCCAGTGATGTCACTTCCTGCCTCCCCCAATGGCCCGCTCTTCTCCCGGTGATGTCACTTCCTGCCTCCCCCAGTGGCCCGCTCTTCTCCCGGTGATGTCACTTCCTGCCTCCCCCAATGGCCCGCTCTTCTCCCGGTGATGTCACTTCCTGCCTCCCTCAATGCCCGCTCTTCTCCCGGTGATGTCACTTCCTGCCTCCCCCAATGGCCCGCTCTTCTCCCGGTGATGTCACTTCCTGCCTCCCTCAGTGTCCTCTCTTCTGCAGACAGAAGCGCAGCAGGCAGACCCCCAGAGGCCCACCCGGGGCCGCCCTCTCCGCGGCCCCTCTCCGAGGGGGGTGGCAGCGGCGTGCCGGACTCGGAGGCCGAGTGGAGGGCCCTGTTCCTCATGGACTACGACCCCCTGAACCAGCTGCTGGTGTGCATGGTGTGCGGGGAGCTGCAGCACTCCCAGAGCGCGGAGGGGGCGCGGTGCCACATCGAGGAGGCCCACCCGGACTCCCTGGGCCTCTCCGCCCAAGACAGGAACCGCATCCTGGCCGCCTGGGACGAGCAGGTGTCCCTGAGGGAGCGCTTCTTCACCAGCCAGCTACAGCAGCACCAGGCCAGGCCAGGTATCGTGCACACgggcggggcggggggggggggtacgcTTTCACAAGAGACCCCACCCAAAAGGACAGAGGGTCCAGAGCCACAGCCCTGGTGCAGTTGTAACAGAGGCTCCAGTCTCAAACGCGTGAGGAAGGTTACCAGTGAGAGCAGGCTTGCTGGGTTGCCCATAGCTAATTACTTTAACTGATTTCGCCTCACTCAGCTTAAGTTACCCGCCCCTGCTTGTTCCAGGCACCCaccgccctttgtgtaaagaagtgcctcagtGTACTTCCCCTGTGTACCCTCACAGTATATCCTCGCCTTGTCGGGCCTGTTTTGCTGCTGACCCCTCGGCCCACTGGTTGCACGTGGTCAGTAATCTCTTAGGGGTTTCAATACCTGCCCATTGATCCCTGAATAGATTATTAAGTGCTTAAGCAGGAGTGGAATGGGAAGACCCTGTGGCTGTGCAGGACCAGGGCTGAAGTTGAAACAGTCGCTTCACGAGTGTTCAGGCGCTCAGAATCTTGCAGTGTGATGATTGTGAAAGGAGTGTTTGCGGACGGGGTGGTATGGCGACACAGTGGTGAGCACTGGCGCCGTGCAGCGCTgtgggccctgggttcggttccagacctggggtgctgtctgcgtggagtttgtgtggTCTCCCTGCCTTCTCGTAGTTTTCCCTCTTGCTTCTGCTCCATTCTGCCACTCTGTGGGACTACGTCCCGTTCACACTGGTCACACTGCGGGAGCAGGCTCTGCCCAGTAGTCGACAGCAGATCCCCTGTATTTCTGCCAGTGAGCATATAACTCCTGCTGGGTTCCTGCTCTCTGGGAGAAATCCGGGAGTATAGATTCGACAGGACTGCGGCATCCTTATTCCTGCCAAATTCCAGGCGGGTCGGAGGTTTTTTCCGAGGGGGCGAGAATCGTCGCTGACGGTGGCATCTGTTTCAGATGAGACAGAGGACCCCCCCGCCGAGATCGAAGTTCTCGTGGACTCCGATGAAGCGCCGGCCTCGAAAGACCGCCGCGCCGCGTCAAAGAACAAGTCCAAAAACACAGGTAGGAGAACCAGCAGGGGGACGAGAAAACCTCTTCTTCAGTGTAGTGCAGGAACCCTGAGGAAGACTTTTTTGCAGAAGAAGAGTTTCTTGCTTGACATGACTTGAACCCTTGCACGCCGAATCCTTAACCCTGAACCCTGCACTTTGAATCCTGAATCCTTAACCCCGAACCCTGAACTTTCAACCCTGAAGTTTGAATTCTGAATCCTTAACCCTGAACTTTCAACCCTGAACCCTGGACCTTTGAACCTTGAATCTTTAACCCTTAACCCTGAACTTTCAACCCTGAACCCTGGACCTTTGAACCTTGAATCTTTAACCCTTAACCCTGAACTTTCAACCCTGAACCCTGGACCTTGAACCACAGGTCCTCGTTGGCAGACTTTCCCTGTCCCGAGTCCGCCTGTGCTCAGATTGTCCAGGTACTCCACCACACGGTAGAAGTGCGTTGGGTATCCCTTCCGTTCCCACGAGCCCCAGCGGCGCGGCGGACGCACCCGGAAGTAAACGCCCGCTGTTCCGCTGTCTCTCCCGCGCAGATCCTCAGGGCAGGCCGCGAGGGGCGGAGGACAAGAGGCGCCGGAGGTGAGGGAGGGCTTCCAGGCGGCCAGCGGGACCGCGCGGGACCAGGGGAGTGGAGGCGCCGGGACCGGGCCAGAGCCCGGCGCCCGTCACTGTGAGCAAGACCTCGGCGCCCGGAATTCCTGCGGCAGTCCCACCAAGCCGGACTCCTCCCGTGTCCGTACACGAGGCAGGGCTACCTCATGGATAGCTCCCTCTTTGCAAACTGTGTTTGGACAAGAGCTGCATCTCTCTGGagcctccccccacccccccccaacACTGCCCCCGTTTCAAGATCCCCTGGCAAGATCCCGTGGCTAAAAGGCGGATAACGACCTTTCTTTCATGTCCGTCGTACGCCAACGGGAGCACGGGAACATGCGATTCCGAACTCCGAACTCCGGAAATGGGATCCGCTCGGTTTTCTTCGTGACCGGAAGCCAGGAGGTGGCGCCCCCCAGGTGGGGGCGCGGAGGCGCACAGGCGCCGGCCGAAATCACCCACCCCCCTCCGAATTCACCACCGcacccctgaccccctgacgtGGATGACCACGCCCGAATCCATGATCGATCGCTctctggttttttttttaatttccttgtaCCAGTACGAACCCCTAATTCTGCTGGGGTGCTTTCCGTTCTGCCTGGTTTAGTCATCGGCTGTGATCGGGTGTGACTGAACCCCAGGTCCGTTTGAGTTGGCCGATGGGAGAAGTGACCGAGAGAGACGTGACCAGCTCGGACCCAGTGGCCAGAGGGCTGGATCGGACCCTGGACGAGTGCCGTGGGTGACGCAGGTCGGGCTTGTAGTTTTAAACTGCTTTTGATGGTGTGTGCGCGAGGACAAGGGGGAACGGGCCCCCAGAGGTGACGCCTGAGCTCCACGCTGGGCTGCTGCGTGGCTTTTCAGCACGTTGCTTTGCAGGGGCTGTGATGGGGCTTCGGGCTCTTTCAGTTGGAATTGTGCGCGTTTGTTTCCTTCCCTCCCGCGGTTCGGTTGCCGGTTGTCCGACGCTTATGGTGATACTCCTGGTGCTAAACGGGGGAGGAGCAGGAGCGGGTCTGCAGGTCCTCAGGCCTGCCCACTCCTGCCGCGGTGCTCCCCAGACACGCCCACCCCACTCCCCAGACACGCCCACTCCACTCCTCAGACCTGCCCACTCCTGCCGCGGTGCTCCCCAGACACGCCCACCCACTCCCCAGACACGCCCACTCCACTCCCCAGACCTGCCCACTCCTGACGCTGTGCTCCCCAGACACGCCCACTCCACTCCCCAGACCTGCCCACTCCTGACGCTGTGCTCCCCAGACACGCCCACTTGCCCAGGTCTGTTCCCCTGACACGCCCACCCCACTCCCCAGACCTCCCCACCTCCACAGGCCTGCTCCCCTGACACGCCCACCCCACTCCCCAGACCTGCCCACCTCTGCAGCTCTGTTCCCCCGACACGCCCACCCCCAATCCTCGGACACGCCCACCCCCGCAGCCCTGCTCCTCCAGCGCAGTCTCTCAGATCCGGCTGCGAGCCCGCAGGTGCCGAGGAAGGGGCGTCTGTTTTTGCTGAAAGCTGAGGGGGGCCCAGCCCAGAGGGGTCCGGGCACAGCTGGCGATGGGACGTGCCCTGAGCCTGACCCACGGTCCACCTGTCCTTCGTCCCGGAGCTCCGCATGAAACGCAGTCGGAAGGGGGTTATAAAGGCGTCGGCACGTCCCGGCCCCCCGCTCCTGTTCGAAAAGTAAAGCTGAGGGGTGTCGAGCAGCTGGGGTGATCCGATACTGCCGAGG is drawn from Lepisosteus oculatus isolate fLepOcu1 chromosome 18, fLepOcu1.hap2, whole genome shotgun sequence and contains these coding sequences:
- the LOC107075885 gene encoding collagen alpha-1(I) chain isoform X1, producing the protein MQSPLSKGWGGGGGGRAQRYRPASEFDEATLAKKREYWRTKKREQRAKERSGPARPGTGDLPAAPAPSPPLAPGPPADEGLGAEWSCQMDPQGPTSDAAAGLCDVLVSPSFFDVLDLDELPDGEAPAPGPWGARLSASPVAAEPQLGGGLQGGGAWAGGPPDGPPPPLDPPAPPAPARARRPAAPQHKERWFQRLKLNKILPQFPRACLGPPDEQRKPALRLKFTRVPQRLGADCWDLQAAGPGRDRPPPEPRPNGAAAACPPGKGHPQAQDNGAPPCGAGLPRLRIPPDVADGVRVNAGARGAAPETEDERVARRREYWRLKKREQRAKVLARARESCWRPDTPPPPQPGPQPGQPGLQGSRKGRRVSGKAPRRPPASVPVKQEPAGPSARAGDALRLGGAGLLAEAAPGVGYAAAHFSRAPSPGARAALWRQKRAAGACQPAALGADPRGGPLALAAQQQLEEERMARRREYWRVKKREQRAKLSAEARARMKERDAHLRRVKRYQTILGEMRRGRLQPAGGRRPLEGLAAGDGELIGGFIKEDGTVTASIAPPPALFEAKHDVFNGQGCHAGPRFRPSAPPRPGPPGQAASPPGETRAALRGSPDRLPPAARRPLPDFHPPQETPAGAAGLGVTGPRPVPAPATTNEERMARKREYWRVKKREQRAKRAAQARRAFLPWRLDPARPPGRCASWVAVGPAAVAAAAAAAARAGRIAPRAGFLPARQAPKLKPPQARVKRERDRSSGTESAHVQTSPAEPQIKQQPPDEEPGPGEEGAAIEMSPAAPHGPHPKDEGRALTPESQRDGPSPAPRAPPAQVRDGAEPTPPPPPPPPPLPPAAGRPQRNRATNRLRSCCGPGPPGGPAPGRARPDLAEELRQRKRAYWRVMKQEQRARKAARDRELRRLREHAGGHAAGGLQGLGAFGTDRPAPPFPDTPGPFPAARLAGGPGDPGGRTPEDPEGLLPAGRQGVSRLKSADSTEELLALSVPGRETPNGTADPPLRGAPPSPPPLTPNAAEPDPDPPSPRSPGVQRWQERSPSGDEPSPPPAPSLPPPPPPPPSAGRPQRTRATAKRAESCCGPGPPGGPAPGRARPDLAEELRQRKRAYWRVKKQEQRARKAARDRELRRRGGAEPAGGWGPAESPPPGARGQTGEPSPQWLDCSDGEAQILHSGSPETSPRIGPDGGTTFRAKDRSAAGRPPEAHPGPPSPRPLSEGGGSGVPDSEAEWRALFLMDYDPLNQLLVCMVCGELQHSQSAEGARCHIEEAHPDSLGLSAQDRNRILAAWDEQVSLRERFFTSQLQQHQARPDETEDPPAEIEVLVDSDEAPASKDRRAASKNKSKNTARDEPVLVPVQPAPADAVPSP
- the LOC107075885 gene encoding collagen alpha-1(I) chain isoform X2; the encoded protein is MQSPLSKGWGGGGGGRAQRYRPASEFDEATLAKKREYWRTKKREQRAKERSGPARPGTGDLPAAPAPSPPLAPGPPADEGLGAEWSCQMDPQGPTSDAAAGLCDVLVSPSFFDVLDLDELPDGEAPAPGPWGARLSASPVAAEPQLGGGLQGGGAWAGGPPDGPPPPLDPPAPPAPARARRPAAPQHKERWFQRLKLNKILPQFPRACLGPPDEQRKPALRLKFTRVPQRLGADCWDLQAAGPGRDRPPPEPRPNGAAAACPPGKGHPQAQDNGAPPCGAGLPRLRIPPDVADGVRVNAGARGAAPETEDERVARRREYWRLKKREQRAKVLARARESCWRPDTPPPPQPGPQPGQPGLQGSRKGRRVSGKAPRRPPASVPVKQEPAGPSARAGDALRLGGAGLLAEAAPGVGYAAAHFSRAPSPGARAALWRQKRAAGACQPAALGADPRGGPLALAAQQQLEEERMARRREYWRVKKREQRAKLSAEARARMKERDAHLRRVKRYQTILGEMRRGRLQPAGGRRPLEGLAAGDGELIGGFIKEDGTVTASIAPPPALFEAKHDVFNGQGCHAGPRFRPSAPPRPGPPGQAASPPGETRAALRGSPDRLPPAARRPLPDFHPPQETPAGAAGLGVTGPRPVPAPATTNEERMARKREYWRVKKREQRAKRAAQARRAFLPWRLDPARPPGRCASWVAVGPAAVAAAAAAAARAGRIAPRAGFLPARQAPKLKPPQARVKRERDRSSGTESAHVQTSPAEPQIKQQPPDEEPGPGEEGAAIEMSPAAPHGPHPKDEGRALTPESQRDGPSPAPRAPPAQVRDGAEPTPPPPPPPPPLPPAAGRPQRNRATNRLRSCCGPGPPGGPAPGRARPDLAEELRQRKRAYWRVMKQEQRARKAARDRELRRLREHAGGHAAGGLQGLGAFGTDRPAPPFPDTPGPFPAARLAGGPGDPGGRTPEDPEGLLPAGRQGVSRLKSADSTEELLALSVPGRETPNGTADPPLRGAPPSPPPLTPNAAEPDPDPPSPRSPGVQRWQERSPSGDEPSPPPAPSLPPPPPPPPSAGRPQRTRATAKRAESCCGPGPPGGPAPGRARPDLAEELRQRKRAYWRVKKQEQRARKAARDRELRRRGGAEPAGGWGPAESPPPGARGQTGEPSPQWLDCSDGEAQILHSGSPETSPRIGPDGGTTFRAKDRSAAGRPPEAHPGPPSPRPLSEGGGSGVPDSEAEWRALFLMDYDPLNQLLVCMVCGELQHSQSAEGARCHIEEAHPDSLGLSAQDRNRILAAWDEQVSLRERFFTSQLQQHQARPDETEDPPAEIEVLVDSDEAPASKDRRAASKNKSKNTDPQGRPRGAEDKRRRR